The DNA segment aaaattaaaaaaaaaaatgaatagtTGAGATTAAACTTTAAAGAATAGAAAATAATACGGATAATAGCATTCCACCCCcttatgaaatttttatataGCACAAAACcccttataaaaaataataagctATCAAGTCCTCCACCTTTCAATTAATTAGCTAAAAGACACTTGCatcaattatttttgtaaaGCGCTCTTTAAATTCAATTACATCAAATGATAGAATTACCCTCAAGTTCTTTAATATACTATTTGTTAGCGGGTTTCTTTGTCCAATTAGTTAacatatgatttttgaattttatgttttttaaatttttaaatttaaattttatgaagttGAAAATACCACTATTTGAAATATTCAATTCATTAACATGCTATCCAAATATATTGTTTTTactattttgtaatttcaaaaataaatattaaaaaccattaataaaattattggtAGTAACTagtaataaactaaataaaatattaaatttaaaataataataattaataataggTGTGAAATTTGAATACAAAATAAGGGtgtttaaaatcaaattaagtcAAGTTAAACcattttatcaaaataaaaaaaatataattgagggaattctaaatttttataattttctgaaataaattaatatttgagTTAACATGATTGATCTTTAATGTTCCTCATTGCATTAGGCAGGAGTATtcgagaaaaaaatattttatattgttAAACTTTAGatctaaaataaatatatcaatTATGCTTAAAAATTTCTCTAAATAATACTTATTgaaaaaattatgttttaaaatttaatcaaatttcaaataatggGAAAAAATGGCATACGATGTTTCAtgctgaaaaggaaaaaaatatctaaaattTTCAACGAGCAAATTATATTCTGCACTAAGAACTTATTAAAGAGAATTATAATTATCGTTGAAATCAGCTTCTTATTGAATTTTATTGAAAGAATTACAAGTAACTTTacatacaaaaaataattatataatgaaTCAAAATCTTATATGCTCAGTGCTACTTGGTACTTGTTGGTATAGCAAGAAATTTATCTAAAAATAGGGGTAAGAAGATGAATCCAATCTGTTTGTGGTGTCTCTAGACAAAATCGATCGAGCTTCAGTGATGGATCGAGGGGGCTCCAAATCCTTTTCTTGTAAAGCATTGCCAAGCAATCTCTGCATCTGAGATGCATGTATGTCATCCAGAAtctaaaaagaaataaaagaaagagcAAAAtacaaatgaatgatcttgtttTCGTAAACATACTATATTTCCTTGTTTATGTACCGTGTCTTTCGGATTACTTACACCAAGAGCATGATATGATCCGGTATACCAGATTCGATTCTCTTTCCTGCCCTCCAGAAACTTCAATACAATCTGACAGGAAACATGAAAATGAACTTCTTGAACTTTAAATGGTGGAAATGATGATGAAGAGAGAACCTAGTATATAATATAGGATTTTTGTGATTCTAGCTTCAAGAGACCTACATGTTGGAATGCTCTCAGAGGGCCAAAACTCCACAAAACGCTCTTATTTTAGAACAAAATAAACTCTTTTTGAAACACGGAAATTTTCTAGTTTACCTGTCCCATTTTATCCCAAAAAGCACGAGTGGCTGCCACAAATATTTGAGTTGTAAAAGATTCGTGTAAATGGGATATGGAGTCAGAGAGTTGTGTTGTCAGCAGTTGCATCCTCTCACGGATCTCAGCTACCCCATCCGCTTCCTTTGTATCTTCCAAGATCCTTTGAAGCCGTGTGCTTCGATTAGCTTGCAACTGTAATAATTTACTCAAAAATGTTACATTACTACTTACACAATACGAAAGGAGGACATGAAAACCATTTACATAATGCATGTTATCCACTTGGTTAAGGATTACAGTTTTCTGGAAATAAAGATCACGTAAACAGTTCTATAATTAAACCATTTCAAGTATTCAAAGCATCCTCTGCAGTTATGATGTTGAAGAAACTTTGAAGAATTAAGTTGGATATTACTTTTTTAAATTGAAGCCTATAAAAGTTGAAAATTAAGAGATGGAATCTAATCTTTAGCATATTAGTACATCTTATTTAACAAATTCAGGGGTGGAAAATGACTTACGTTCGCTGCAAGCTTGACCACAATGGCTTGAACATAATTCTTGTACTTTGTCCTCAAGAGGACTGTAATAGCATTCATTTGTTCCCCAAAATTTGACATACTGTCTCCATTCATTGGCAAATAGGACGCCCATGACTTCAGTTTACCCTCGATCCTACCGTGAAGCACATCTAGAATTCTCTTCATTGTGTTCAGAAAAATTCCGAGCTGCAAAACAGAAATAGAAGGAACAATCAAATCTATCTTTCCTTCTACCAATTCTGTGGTGAAAATTAATGAGCAGAAGCTCAACTCACCTGACTAGGAATGGAATAGTAAGTGGTTGATTGCCTTCTTGCCAATTTCTGAACCTGCATGCCAAGTCTTTTCGGTATGCTATCTTTTAAAGGAGTCAAAATGTCATTGTACTGCCTTTCCATTGCCTTGATTATTGCTCTTTCAACATTTGCAGCAGCCTTTAAAATATGACCAATGAAACGTAACTACAACTTTGTGTGCACAAAAAATGATAAAAGAATGTGTATGTTAATGTGTTGAGAACTGCATGTCCTAATCAAAAAGATAAAACCTCACATTCTCCAAAATTAATGTGTATTGAGGCCATCGGTTAATCACAACTTCGTACTCCACAAgcatttttgtcattttttcaAACATATTTTCAGCAAAGAGAGACGTTGAATATTTTGTAACTACCCCGGACCACGGTACCTGCAATTGAAAGATCGATATGCatcaatatttttgacccgaagGCAGAAACCGGACATAAATCACCCCAAGAGTATGCGCTGCACAAATGATAGTCTAGCAAGTAAGAAGAGGTACCTTTTCAGCTTTGCAAAGATCAAGAAAGGTCAGCTGTAAATCTTGTATCCAGACCATTATGTAACCGTCATACAACTCTTGGGAGTTGACACCATCTTGGACTGGGCTGCATAtataaatttacaattttacaaattttcagtgcaaaAGTTTTCAGTAAAGTATTTTCTAAAACTGATACTATTGAAATTGTCTGGCCAAACCAAGGGGTGATGAAATTGTAAACCTGATATTCCACAACTCAAGGCTCCTCTCAAATTCTGACATTGCTATCAGAAGATCGTTCACGTGTGGCAAGGGACTAGATGGAGGCCATGTGGCTAGGAAACTTTTGAGCCTCTTGCACAATTCTGTGCTGTACACTGATGAGGTTATGCTTGACAGGTCTATTGAACTAAAAATGGCAGATGATTTTGCTTCGTATTAGCTTATATATACGGCACACAAATAAATCCATGGTTGAAATTGTCTAATATGAGatttgatacctaggaaatATATGTTGATTGTGTATCTTGATGTCCGCCTGGATTTCTTTGCTAATGTTGATACAAAGATTCTTCATCTTGGAGTAGGCTGTGCAGATTGAACCAGAATCCATAACAAAACCATCTGAGTTACTTGATACAAGCTCATCAGTCTCAAACATGTGTTTTCGACATCTTTTTGTTGCTGCCATCTAGAAAAAATTTCCACCTTAGTTCTGGTTCCAAATATGTATAAAAATGCAGCAAAGCCAGATATATTTCCAATTTGGTAAAATATACCTGTAAATATTTTCTCAGCATAGTCTGAGAATCTTGAGCAAGAATATCATGAAGAAGCGTATACACTTGAACAGCAGGAGCTAGTGCAGGTGCTGCACTTTCTAATATTGGACCTGATAAATCAACCAATCCAGTTGGAGATTTTTCGTCTAGTGACTTGTAATTCTGAAATGTTGCTGAGAGAAGGCTCTCAACTTGCGTCTCACAATCCAACAAAATACTTTTCTGTGAATCCATGTACCACAAGAAGTGAGGCAATAGACTAGTATATTAAGCTTGGGATTATAATCTTACGGCCATCTCTAAACTAGCATGGTTTTTAGTTTGTTCACTATCAGAAAAATTCGACATAATTGGATGAAACATTTTCCTGAATCCAAAATAATTGGTGAATGATGTGATTGAGGAGCTTCTTGAGGTGCTTACTTCTTGTCTGGTAAGGATTCTCTCATTCCTGGCCTTAATGACAGGCACAAACAACTCATGCACAAGCTCTAAGCAATCTTTTGTGGGAGTGGCAACATTCATCACATAAGAGAGATATCTGTGTAAATTATGTAAATGGATATACTTAGAATTTTATTACACAATTAAGGAACTGAAAATGGAATTCAAAATGCATCAAACAAATTACCGTAGTTTAGTATATGAATCTGAAACTCCATAATACTCAGCAAATTCTTTCAAAATCCACTTCCAGGGCCCTCCTATTCTTAAATTTCGTGCATGAAACTGTTCGGCACGCATAGCTGCCTCAACCAACAGATCATATGCTAGAGTCTCCACTATAGATCCACCACTCTGTTACATATAAATGAACAACTATAAATGCTCTATCACATTAATGAATGCAAAAGATCATCAATTCTTTTCAAGGAACTTCTTGATAATGCACGGCCTTTCAATTATCAAACAATATTTTACCTTCAGAGCCACTGTCTCGTCACTTGTAAATGTGCTACCTATAGAGAGCAAAACCTTCCCGGCACATTCATTATCATTAAGATGAATAGGCCACCATCGAATTCTATCATTCTACAtaattttagttaatattagaTTGCCACTGGTTGAAAGAAAACTCAAAGATAATAAACACTTACGGGGTTGTCGGTCAAGGATGAAATTGGAATTGTGGCAAAACCTTGAGTATGTCTCTTTACATCCTGGACTTCTAGTAGAAGCGCATCTGCTTGGCTCTCCGGAAAACTAAAATCCAAAATCTGTGATTAGTTTCTCAAAAAGACCGGAGGAGATATATTTTGCTCTCGGAATCCATTCTAAGTTTAAATAATCAGATAAGAACGCAATTGACAACTTACAAATCATGATATTCACCACTCCCAGGCCTCAATGAGATGACAGAGCTTTGTTCCATTTCATTCTCCTCGACTGAACTTTTCAGGTGAACCAAGCACACTAATGATTCTGTGGATAATTTTGACACAACAGTAGTTAAAATAATGGAACATGTCAAAATCCACTCTTTAAAATTTAATAGTGTGGCCCACGACCCAAATATTGGATCCTTATTTACTATAGAGTTGAACTTCTACCACAGATCATACtccatatatataattatctaattatgCTTTTAGGAGTTCAACTTTTAGTAAAAGTCACACATTTACAGTTCATGTCTTCCTTTCAGATATTCTCTTTGAAACATGTCCCTATCTCTTCTTAAAGCATCTCCTAGACCTCCTCTGAAGGTTTTAAACTGTATGTCTATGTTGTGGAAAATTTTGACAGTATTTCAACCAATCCAAAAAAACAAAGGTTTGTTCGCATCCTTCGCAAGTAAAGGTCAGCTCAATTTTAGGCTTCACAGTTATTTCTACCACTGTAATAGGTATATACTTATTTGCCCTCTACATGCCTAAACTCCATCAAAACAGAAAATCTATTACCCTTATATGAATTGAACTATCCTAAAGGCCTTGTTTCTAAAACCAGGTatcataattaaattctaaaCAACTATGATTCTTGGTAAAAAGAACTCACAAACAAACATTGAAGGAGGACAAACCTTCAGATGACAGTGAGAATGGACTGTGCTTGAGagaattaattttatgtttgaCCATGGATGAAACATATCGGACGTAATCTGCCCCAGCTGGTATGTATAGTGCACTTCTCATTGAATTCGTGTCCTTCAACTTTCGTCTCGGTATAACTCGGAGCTTTTTCACTAGAATAATAAGCATACTGATAATTAGTTGTCACTGCGTTTCATTGTTTTCAGGGAACCAAAAATGTATATCAACATGACAAATATCTCCAGCCTCTCATATTTTGGTACATTAGAAAAggataaaaaaaatagtaacaAAGTCTCATGCTTTGTACATAAAGCTTAGTAGATATAACTGAATGATGCAACGAATACGAACTCTACAATGGAGTTAGGACAATCTAGTCATAAGAAAAGTAAAGCCCCATACTACTAATTTATGTGCCAATTGAAGCTTTACAGCAGTTGCAAAATTTTCTTCTAGTAGTAGTGTGGAAAAGCCCAAACCTTCCACGCGAATCTTCCCGGCTATCCTTTTCACATTCGAAGGCATTGCTTGTTCTGTGGTCTTACTTATGCTTTCTGCTGCTTGTGCACCTCGAGGCTGTAAAAGTAGTTTGTGTAGTCTGCGCAAGGAAAAAAGGCACCATATTCTCTTACATAATGTAACTGTGAAGCTACATAGATACGATcctacaaaaaaaatttggcaCCATAAACAGTAAGTACGAAATTTGCAGACTTACCCAAAGGCATTCCGAAGAAGCAGGCATTCGTCACGCAGAAATTCTGGTGCCTCTGCATATCCTCTTGCCCATGAATTTAAGCATAGTC comes from the Henckelia pumila isolate YLH828 chromosome 1, ASM3356847v2, whole genome shotgun sequence genome and includes:
- the LOC140875725 gene encoding uncharacterized protein; its protein translation is MFTEGLDASAINWIKKGSAAEQRETRSPLIEKLGQKYHLPRSPLAFSSSSFASSHSLPPLKFHSDLIKPVNTATLSVDSNDDESDYYKDDDETESVGSAPEHSEEEVLDKPVHEDSDEEMFDPKLRKNLNDGKFTSTINRGLLKENLRVEIPGSVRGYTDRLNNKVQPHSAYGTPVGKLNDALDLGTPSAPPVLDNDSDLHSEVGNEKHNDDVHEVSEHSFSGNTAIVSGPGDGYPNTGVAKRDDEEKLGERELPASSYLANSFTPYYDASGQNAWQALVAYDACIRLCLNSWARGYAEAPEFLRDECLLLRNAFGLHKLLLQPRGAQAAESISKTTEQAMPSNVKRIAGKIRVEVKKLRVIPRRKLKDTNSMRSALYIPAGADYVRYVSSMVKHKINSLKHSPFSLSSEESLVCLVHLKSSVEENEMEQSSVISLRPGSGEYHDFFPESQADALLLEVQDVKRHTQGFATIPISSLTDNPNDRIRWWPIHLNDNECAGKVLLSIGSTFTSDETVALKSGGSIVETLAYDLLVEAAMRAEQFHARNLRIGGPWKWILKEFAEYYGVSDSYTKLRYLSYVMNVATPTKDCLELVHELFVPVIKARNERILTRQEKSILLDCETQVESLLSATFQNYKSLDEKSPTGLVDLSGPILESAAPALAPAVQVYTLLHDILAQDSQTMLRKYLQMAATKRCRKHMFETDELVSSNSDGFVMDSGSICTAYSKMKNLCINISKEIQADIKIHNQHIFPSSIDLSSITSSVYSTELCKRLKSFLATWPPSSPLPHVNDLLIAMSEFERSLELWNISPVQDGVNSQELYDGYIMVWIQDLQLTFLDLCKAEKVPWSGVVTKYSTSLFAENMFEKMTKMLVEYEVVINRWPQYTLILENAAANVERAIIKAMERQYNDILTPLKDSIPKRLGMQVQKLARRQSTTYYSIPSQLGIFLNTMKRILDVLHGRIEGKLKSWASYLPMNGDSMSNFGEQMNAITVLLRTKYKNYVQAIVVKLAANLQANRSTRLQRILEDTKEADGVAEIRERMQLLTTQLSDSISHLHESFTTQIFVAATRAFWDKMGQIVLKFLEGRKENRIWYTGSYHALGILDDIHASQMQRLLGNALQEKDLEPPRSITEARSILSRDTTNRLDSSSYPYF